One window of the Trifolium pratense cultivar HEN17-A07 linkage group LG2, ARS_RC_1.1, whole genome shotgun sequence genome contains the following:
- the LOC123911341 gene encoding F-box/LRR-repeat protein 2-like — MDKRAASARKRSKTMSESAKYLYLPDDCWKHIFKFLNDGDNDYLKSISAVSKEFFSITNRLRSSLTIHDPTAPFLSRILHRFTNLTSLDFTHFHGDLDALLCQIPPLNNLTSLNLSHKKTIPSDGLRYFSKKITTLTSLTCSNLFSFTSTHLFLIADCFPLLQELNLGHVIFTDDKNDTNFLDGIEALSLSLSQLRKLNLSSHSYVTDKSIFHLFKNCKFLEEVIITECFQLTAAGVASALIEKKQTMLKTLCLPGYIITPQVIDSLVSLKRLTCIDLSFSRFRRISDDQLSYIGNAGLPLRRIDLSRCTGYSYAGLFSLLSKYQSIQHLDFEHSTVLNDRRVVKLSSFLLGLVSINLSYCTKVTYSTLFALVKKCPSLSEIKMQHIKHKRVKNYDLLTDFGVYPQLKSLDLSLNLWLRDKGIILFASVFPNLQLLDLSSCEKLSDEGILQVLRRCSTISHLNVWGCSIENIPGLNFEVPKLKMLNLSFTDVEDEALFAISKSCRGLLQLLLSDCYKCTEMGVKYVLENCTQLKEIDLSRCSNVHTNVVASMLSLRPSLRKITAPPDFCISESEKNLFLLQGCILFTEN, encoded by the coding sequence ATGGACAAGCGAGCAGCGTCGGCAAGAAAGAGAAGTAAAACAATGTCAGAATCTGCAAAATATTTGTATCTACCGGATGATTGTTGGAAACATATCTTCAAATTTCTCAACGACGGAGACAACGATTACCTGAAGTCTATCTCCGCCGTCTCTAAGGAGTTCTTCTCCATCACCAACCGTCTCCGATCATCTCTCACCATACATGATCCAACAGCCCCTTTCCTCTCCCGCATCTTGCATAGGTTCACAAACCTTACTTCCCTCGATTTCACTCACTTCCACGGTGACCTCGACGCACTTCTCTGCCAAATCCCACCATTGAACAACCTCACATCACTCAATCTCTCCCACAAAAAAACCATTCCTTCAGATGGGTTGCGATATTTCTCCAAAAAGATTACAACTTTGACCTCTCTCACTTGTTCCAACTTATTCTCTTTCACCAGCACTCACTTGTTCCTCATCGCGGATTGTTTCCCTTTACTACAAGAACTTAACCTCGGTCATGTTATATTCACCGATGACAAAAACGACACTAACTTCCTCGATGGGATTGAGGCTCTTTCCTTGTCACTTTCCCAACTCCGCAAGCTTAATCTCTCTAGTCACTCCTATGTTACCGACAAATCTATTTTTCACTTGTTCAAGAATTGCAAGTTTCTTGAAGAGGTCATTATAACTGAATGTTTTCAACTTACCGCAGCCGGCGTTGCTTCCGCTCTCATcgagaaaaaacaaacaatgttgAAGACTTTATGTCTTCCGGGTTACATTATTACTCCCCAAGTCATTGACTCCTTGGTGAGTTTGAAGCGTTTAACTTGCATTGATTTGTCGTTTAGCCGGTTTAGGCGTATCTCGGATGATCAGCTCTCCTATATTGGAAATGCTGGTCTTCCTTTGAGGAGGATTGACCTCTCTCGTTGCACCGGCTATAGTTATGCCGGATTATTTAGTTTGTTATCCAAGTATCAATCTATCCAACATTTGGATTTTGAACACTCAACAGTGTTGAATGATCGCCGTGTTGTCAAGTTGTCTTCATTTCTTCTTGGCTTGGTGTCAATAAACCTTAGTTATTGTACAAAGGTCACATATTCAACCTTGTTTGCACTCGTTAAGAAATGTCCTTCCCTTAGTGAGATCAAAATGCAACATATCAAGCATAAGAGGGTAAAGAATTATGATCTTTTGACGGATTTCGGCGTATACCCTCAATTAAAGTCTCTCGATTTGTCTCTCAATCTATGGTTAAGGGACAAAGGCATCATATTGTTTGCTTCTGTTTTCCCCAATTTGCAGCTGCTTGATTTGAGTTCTTGCGAAAAGTTATCTGACGAAGGTATTCTTCAAGTATTAAGGAGATGCAGTACGATTAGTCATTTGAATGTATGGGGTTGTTCAATTGAGAATATACCTGGACTGAACTTTGAAGTTCCCAAGCTGAAGATGTTGAACTTGTCATTCACAGACGTTGAGGATGAAGCACTCTTTGCGATTTCAAAGAGTTGTCGTGGGCTTTTGCAATTGTTACTAAGTGATTGTTACAAATGCACAGAGATGGGAGTGAAATATGTACTAGAAAACTGTACACAACTGAAAGAAATCGATTTGAGTCGTTGTAGTAATGTGCATACCAATGTCGTTGCCTCAATGCTATCTTTAAGGCCATCATTAAGAAAGATAACAGCTCCTCCTGATTTTTGTATCAGTGAAAGCGAGAAGAATCTCTTCTTGCTTCAAGGATGCATTTTGTTTACTGAAAATTGA